AAAAAATGGCCGATGTGGTCGTGGTTGAAGGAGTGGGTGGTTTCAAAGTGCCGCTTAATAATCGGCAGGACACGGCCGATCTTGCCAGCTTGCTCGATCTGCCGGTCATTCTGGTGGTGGGTATGCGGTTGGGGTGTCTCAACCACGCGTTGCTGACGTCAGCCGCAATTCACTCTCGCGGCCTGAAACTCGCGGGTTGGGTCGCAAACTGCATTGATCCGCACATGGCCGCGCTGCGAGAGAATTTATTCGCGCTTGAGGAACGGATTAACCGACCTCCACTGAGTGTGTTCGCGTTTCAGCCCGATCCGCGGCCGGAAAAACTGGCGCGTGAGCTCGCTGTACAATCCTTGATCTGAATTCAAACACCGGACGCAGACGCAGTGCTTATTCTTGCCTTGCTGTTATCCGTATGCTAATTTACGCGCTTGGCGAAAAACGGGCCGAGCGGGTCGGGAGCCACAAGCATGCAGTTTGCAGATGTGGATGATGCGGGGGCTTACACGCTTACCGCAAAACGCAACAACTCGCTTAGCACGTCGGGCCGGTATCTGGTTTTTGGTTTTATTTTTGTCGTTTCATTCGGCATTTCCACGGCGTTTGCGGCTTTTGGAGCGTGGCTGGTTTTGCCATTCGCCGGCCTCGAAATGCTGGTTTTGTTTCTGGCTTTCTACTTTATCGGGCGTCGGTCGGACGATTATGAGCGTCTCACCTTGAACGGCGACCGACTCGTGCTCGAGCGCATGGAACACGGAAGGCTCGGGCACTTCGAGTTCAACCGATACTGGGCACAGGTGGTGTGCGACACCGAAGGAAGTCGCTTGGCGCTGCGTTCGCACGGCCGAGAGGTGGAATTCGGGCTTTACCTGACGGAAGAAGAACGTGTAAAGCTCGCGCGGCAGCTTAAAGATAGAATCCGGCAGCGCTAATGGCTTCGATCAATTTGATGCGGCGTCGGATTCTTAGGGCAAAAAAAGCTAAACTTCGTGCTTTCCTGGGGTGAATATGGCAAAAAAGTTACTACTGTGCTGGATCGGGCTGTTGCTTCCAATGTTCTATGCCGGAGCGGCGCAAAGCGCCTATGAATTAAACCTGCAACAACCTGAAACGCCCATCGCCCAGCAAATTTACGATTTGCACACCCTGATTCTTTGGGTGTGCGTGGTCATATTCTGCGGGGTGTTTGGCGTGATGTTTTATGCGATATTCAAGCACCGTAAATCGCTTGGCCATGAAGCCAGCCAGTTCCACGAAAATACTACCGTCGAGATCATCTGGACCATTATTCCTTTCTTCATTTTGGTAGCTATAGCGTATCCCGCCACGAAAACCGTTCTGGCGATGAAAAATACTTCCAATCCGGATATAAGCATTAAAGTCACCGGCTATCAATGGAAATGGAAGTATGATTACTTGCAAGACGGCATCAGTTTCTACAGTACGCTTTCCACGCCGGAGGACCAGATTTACGGCCGGGCGCCCAGGGACGAACATTATCTGTTGGAAGTGGACAATCCGCTGGTGGTCCCGATTGACAAAAGAATTCGCGTGCTTATCACGGCTGATGACGTGATTCATTCTTGGTGGGTACCCGCCTTCGGAGTGAAGCAGGACGCGATCGTCGGTTTTATCCGTGACGCTTGGTTCGAAGTTGAGAAACCCGGAATTTACCGCGGCCAATGTGCGGAATTGTGCGGCAAGAACCACGGCTTCATGCCTATCGTAGTGGTAGCGAAGGAACAAAAAGATTATGAGACTTGGCTCGCCGAGCAAAAGCAGGCACAGGCGGCAACGACGGTCAATATCAACAAGACTTTCACCTTGGATGAGTTGAAAGCTCAGGGGGAAAAGGTTTTTAATACAACCTGCGCTGTCTGTCATCAGGTCAACGGCAAGGGTATTCCCGGCACCTTCCCAGCCCTGGACGGCTCAAAAATCGTCAACGGCCCCAAAGCAGATCATTTGAATATTGTGATGAACGGAAAACCGGGCACGGCGATGGTTGCGTTCAGCAAGCAGCTTTCGGACCTTGAGCTTGCTTCGGTAATCACCTATGAGCGCAACGCTTGGGGTAACAAGACGGGAGACGTGATACAGCCGAGCCAAATCAAAGCATTGCGTAAGTAACAGACCAAGAGGATAAGGAGAACAGCATCATGGACGCAGCACAAGCAACGCACGCCCACGGCGATCACGCACATCATCCTAGCGGCATCATGCGCTGGGTGATGACGACCAACCACAAGGACATCGGCACGCTGTATTTGACCTTCAGCTGCATCATGTTCTTCATCGGCGGCACCATGGCGATGACCATTCGCGCCGAGCTGTTCGAGCCGGGGTTGCAATTCCTGCGACCTGACTTCTTTAACCAGCTCACCACCTTGCACGGGCTCATCATGATCTTTGGCGCAATCATGCCGGCATTTGTAGGTTTCGCGAACTGGCAGGTGCCGATGATGATCGGCGCGCCGGATATGGCGTTTGCCCGCATGAACAACTGGAGTTTCTGGCTCCTGCCGTTCGCCGCGTCTCTATTGCTCATTTCGTTCTTCGTGCCGGGCGGCGCCGCGGCCGGAGGCTGGACGCTCTACCCGCCGCTGTCTGTGGAGTTGGGTCCCGGCATGGATTTGACTATTTTCGCCATCCACTTGCTCGGCGCGTCCTCCATCATGGGCGCGATCAACATCATTACTACCATCCTCAACATGCGCGCGCCCGGGATGACGCTGATGAAGATGCCGTTGTTCGTATGGACGTGGCTGATAACGGCATATTTGCTGATCGCCGTAATGCCAGTGCTGGCCGGCGCGGTAACCATGCTGCTAACGGACCGCCATTTCGGCACCCATTTCTTCAACGCGGCCGGAGGTGGCGACCCGGTGCTGTTCCAGCACGTATTCTGGTTCTTCGGCCATCCCGAGGTGTATATCATGATTCTCCCCGGCTTTGGCATCGTTTCGCAAATCATTCCGACCTTCTCGCGCAAGCCTCTGTTTGGCTATACCTCAATGGTGTACGCCACCGCCTCGATCGCGATTCTCTCCTTCTGTGTCTGGGCGCACCACATGTTTACCGTGGGCATGCCGGCGGCGGGACAATTGTTTTTCATGTACTCAACCATGCTGATTGCGGTGCCGACGGGCGTGAAGGTTTTCAACTGGGTTGCGACCATGTGGCGCGGCTCAATGACCTTCGAGACTCCGATGCTTTTCGCCATTGGCTTCATTTTCCTGTTTACCCTGGGTGGTTTTACCGGACTGGTGCTGGCTATTACGCCCGTGGACATTCAGCTGCAGGACACCTATTACGTGGTCGCGCATTTCCATTACGTGCTGGTGGCAGGCGCGCTGTTCAGCATTTTCGGCGGCGTTTACTACTGGCTGCCGAAGTGGACCGGCAAAATGTATGACGAAACGCTTGGCAAATGGCATTTTTGGCTATCGATGATTTTTTTCAACGTCGCCTTCTTTGTGCAGCATTTTCTGGGTCTGGCGGGAATGCCGCGCCGTATTCCCGATTACGCGCCGCAATTTGCCGACTTCAACATGATCTCCAGCATCGGCGCTTTCGGCTTCGGCCTGTCGCAGCTGGTGTTTGTGTATCTCGTCATCAAATGCATCCGCAGCGGGGAAAAAGCGCCCGCCAAACCGTGGGAAGGCGCGCATGGGCTGGAGTGGACGCTGCCGTCACCTCCTCCCTACCACAGCTTCGAGACGCCACCCGTGGTCAAATAGGAGAGGTGAACCGGCGATGATGCGACATGCTGAACCGGGTTCGCAGAAGAACAGGGTGCGAACCGCTTTGATCATGCTTTCGATCGCCGCAGCTTTTCTAATTGGTTTCATTATCAGTCATTGGCGATGAGCGTAAACCGGTCTAAAAGTACGATGCTCAGGAAACTGGTAATTGTCTCAGTGGCGATGATCGGCTTTGGGTTTGCGCTGGTACCGTTTTACAAGAATACCTGTGACGTCACCGGATTTAATAATACCCTCAAGGCTGATGAAGTGGCAAAGAACTCCCAAGTGGATTATTCGCGCACCGTCACCGTTGAATTCGACGCGAATACCCACCACTCGCTGTCCTGGAACTTCCAGCCGTCGCAGGGCGGCGTGAAAGTCCATCTGCGGGATATGACGCACGTGGTTTATGAGGCTAAGAATACCTTGCCCTATTCTGTCACCGGGCAGGCGATACCGAGTTACGGACCGCAGCTCGCGGTGCTGTATTTTAAGAAGGTGCAATGCTTTTGTTTCTCGCAGCGGACCCTGAAAGCGAATGAAGTAGGGAAAATACCCGTGGTATTTGTAATTGATCCGCAGTTACCCAGGGACGTAAGCACCACTACACCGTCCTATACTTTCTTTGAAGTGGACGGCAGCCGCGGAAAAACGGGCTAGACGGATATGCAATGCATCAGGAAGCGGGCGAGCGGAAGAAAGCCACGGCGCTGCAAGCTGCAAAGGCGGTATTTTGGGCTTTTTTCGGCGTCCGCAAAGGAACGGACCGCGACGCCGATGCAGTGAGCATTACGCCCTTGCAGGCAATTGTTGCCGGTCTCATCGGTGCCGCGTTGCTTGTGTTGTGTTTGCTGCTGCTGGTGCACTTTGTGACCAGCTAGATGCTTTTTAGCGAGTTGTAGAAGTAGGAATCAGGGTACACTAAAAAGAGAGGACTTCATGACGCAACAGCCTCGACATTATTACGTGCCATCGCCATCGCACTGGCCGATTCTCGGTTCGCTAGCACTGTTTTGCATGGCGATCGGCGCAACGCTGTGGATAAACAATCATGCGAATATCGGGCCATGGGTGTTGGTGGGTGGCCTTTCCATTTTGATCTTTATGCTGTTCGGCTGGTTCGGTACCGTGATCCGCGAAAGCGAAGGCGAAAAATTCAATAATCAAGTTGATCTCAGCTTTCGCTGGGGTATGAGCTGGTTCATCTTCACTGAAGTCATGTTCTTTGCGGGATTTTTTGGCGCGCTATTTTATATGCGCGTGCTGGCGATACCTTGGCTCGGGGATTTCGAAAACAAGATTCTGTGGCCGGATTTCACCGCTCACTGGCCGGTAGCGGGGCCCGGACTCAAGGAACAGTTCACGCCCATGGCGGCGTGGGGCATACCCGCGATCAACACGTTGATCCTTCTTTCCTCCGGCGCCACCGTCACTTGGGCTCACTGGGGATTGAAGCGCAACGACCGCAGACAGCTTATCATCGGGCTTATACTGACAATCCTGTTAGGCTGGACCTTCTTGGCACTGCAGGCGCATGAATACTGGCTTGCCTACACAGAATTGAATCTTAACCTTACCACGGGTGCCTACGGTGCAAGCTTCTTTATGCTGACCGGCTTTCACGGCTTGCATGTAACCATCGGTACCATTATGCTGGTCACTATCTTGGGCCGTTGCATAGCCGGACATTTCAAGCCTGAGCACCACTTCGGATTCGAGGCGGTGTCGTGGTACTGGCATTTTGTTGACGTGGTGTGGCTGCTGCTGTTTATTCTGGTCTATTGGCTATAACTCGCGGGCATATTCTGCTCAAGGAGGAAAACGCAGCACACAAGTAACAACAAGGAGGAGGAACCCCATGCAAATAAAAAGAGGGACACTGACGCCGCATGGTATCACTGTGCGGCGCCTTTTTTTCTTAAGCAGGAATTACAACCCCTGGGGCGGAATGAGGCCGAAGTAAAAGCCCAGCATGAGGATAAGGAACAGCACTATGGAAAAGGTAATGCGCACGGTAAGCGCCTTAACGGTGCGTTCGGATTTGCCTTTGTCCTTGATCAGGTAATACAGCGCAGAACCGAGGCTGATAAGTATGATCGCGATGAAGAGGAAGACGATGATTCTCACGCTGCATTTCCTTGTAAAAAATTCAGTTTAGACGATTCGCCACTTCGTTGCCAACAGGGATGCTTTATGGTTTTGAATTCAAGCCCAGGCTGTGGTCCAGTATTGCCGCCGGCGCGGTATTGTTACTGACCCTCTGGCTCGGGCACTGGCAGCTTGAGCGCGCGGGTGAAAAGCAGAAACTTGAAGACCGCTTCGAGGAGCTGGCCAAGCAGCCGCCGGTCAGCGTTCCCGCGACCCAGGTCAATCCTGATGAATATCGGTTTCGCAATGTCGAAGTGCAGGGACGGTATGCCGATTCCTACACCATTTATCTGGACAACCGCATTTATCATGGTATTGCGGGTTACCAGGTGATAACGCCTCTGCAAATTGCAGGCAGCCGGACTTACATTCTGATTAACCGTGGCTGGGTGCCAAGAGCCGCGGAACGTCTGGATTTGCCCGTAATACCGACGCCGCGGCAGCCAGTGAAAATCAGCGGCATTGCGGTGGTTCCCAGCAAGAAAATACTCGAGCTCTCCTCGCAAACGGTGGAAGGAAAAATCTGGGAAAACCTCGTGCTGAAGCGCTATCGCAAAGCGGTACCGTTCGAAATTCAGCCGATTGTGATTGAACAGGAAAATGACACTGCAGATGGATTGGTGAGGGATTGGGAACGTCCGGACGTGGGTGTTAACATGCACCGCGGCTATGCGTTCCAGTGGTTCATGCTGGCTACAGCGATCATAATTTTATATTTGGTGCTGAATGTCAAACGAGTATCACCGCGGAAGGATTAAGCTGCTTTTGATCGTGCTACTGTGCGCCACACCAGTGGCGGCAGCATATATCACGTTTTATTTCTGGGAGCCGCGTCAGGGAACCATGAACTACGGTGAACTTCTGCCGCCGCGTCTATTACCGGACGCTGAATTGCAATCGCTAGACGGGCGACCATTTCGCATCAGCGAACTTCGTGGAAAATGGCTGCTGCTGCAAGTGGATTCCGCCGCGTGCAGCCAGAGCTGCCGCAAGAAATTGTATTTTTTACGGCAGTTGCGTCTCACGCAGGGTAAGGACATGGACCGCATCGAGCGCGTATGGGTAATTGACGACGGTGGTACGCCGCAGCAACAGCTGGTAAAAGAATATGCCGGCACCTGGTTGATACGGGATACGAGTGGCGCGTTGCTCGCTGTGTTTCCCTCGGCCAATTCGCCACAAGACCATATTTACGTCGTCGATCCACGAGGTAATCTGATGTTGCGCTTTCCGCGTAATGCGGACCCCAGAAAAATGATCAAGGATATTAGCCGACTGCTCATGGCCTCCCAGATCGGATGATGTTTCGAAAACTTGTCTTAACCGCCGCAATTCTCGCATATGCAGTAGTGGTGTTTGGAGCCTTCGTGCGTCTTTCAAACGCCGGACTGGGCTGCCCGGATTGGCCTGGTTGTTACGGCCGTCTCGCCGTGCCTCAAAGCGCACCAGCACGCGGTATTGCTCATTTAGAATTTCCGAACAAGCCGCTCGATAACGCCAAGGCATGGATTGAAATGACGCATCGATATCTGGCAGGCACGCTGGCTTTGCTGATAGTGGCAATTGCCGTTTACGCTTCACGCAAGCGCGCTGAGTTGCAGCAATCGCCGTTACTGTCACTGTTACTTGCCGGGCTGGTCGCGTTGCAAGCGCTGCTTGGAATGTGGACTGTAACTTTGTTATTGAAACCGGTTGTGGTTTCCCTGCATCTGCTGGGGGGCATGGTCACCCTGGCATTGCTGTGCTGGTTGGCGTTGCGGCAATATGCGCGGCCAACCGTATATGCCGTGAGTCGGGACTCGCTAAAATTCTGGGGCTGGCTGGGACTTGGGCTGTTGGCGGTGCAGATCGCGCTGGGCGGCTGGGTGAGTGCCAATTACGCAGCTCTCGCTTGCGGCGGATTTCCGCTATGTAACGGCAGCTGGTTGCCCAAGATGGATTTCTCGGCAGGCTTTCAGCTGGTTGGCAGTGAGGGAACGACGAGCGGCAACACACTGTCCAATTTGGCGCTCGCGTCCATAAATTGGACACATCGACTCGGCGCGTTAATTGTTTTGTGTTATCTCGCGTCTCTGGCAATTGCGGTTCTGCGCATCAAACGGTTGCAAAAATACGGGGTGTTGCTGCTGACCATCGTCTGCCTGCAGGTCGCGCTTGGAATTGGCAACGTTTTGTTAAGCCGGCCTTTGCCGTTGGCGGTGGCCCACAATGCCGCTGCTGCGCTATTACTGGTCGTCATGGTGGTGTTAAACTTTAATTTATCGAGTTCGGGAGTTGACGATGGCCTTTAGCTTAACCTGGGAGCGAGCGGGTACCCGCGTTCACCAGTATTTCAAATTGTGCAAGCCACGCGTGGTGTCGCTTATCCTATTTACCGCAGTTATTGGAATGTTCCTTGCAACGCCGGGCATGGTCCAGTTCAATACGCTGCTCTTCGCCACATCGGGAATTGCACTGGTAGCCGGCGCCGCGGCAGCAGTGAATTGCCTGATTGAGCAAAAAATCGACGCAGTTATGGCACGTACTCGTTACCGCCCGCTGCCGCGCGGGGAGTTGACTTCACTGCAGACACTCGTTTTTTCCGGCGCGCTAGGCGGCGCGGGGCTGTGGTTGCTTGACCGATTCATCAATCCGGTTACCATGTGGCTGACCCTTGCGACTTTTCTGGGATACGCAGTTATTTACACCGTGATTCTCAAGCCCATGACGCCGCAAAATATTGTCATCGGAGGCGCATCCGGCGCAATGCCGCCCGTGCTGGGCTGGACCGCGGTAACCGGGGAAATTTCCTACGATGCGTTGTTGCTGTTTCTGATCATTTTTGCATGGACTCCGCCGCATTTCTGGTCTCTCGCCCTGTATCGCAAACACGAGTATGCCAAAGCAGGATTACCCATGTTGCCGGTCACCCACGGCGATAAGTACACTCGCTTGCACGTACTTCTGTATACGCTGATTCTCGTTGCCGTGAGCCTGCTGCCGTTTGTAACCAAGATGAGCGGCTGGCTCTACCTATTAAGCGCCTGCGCGCTGGGAGGGATTTATTTATATTATGGAGTGAGAATCTTTGTGGACTACAGCGACGCGCTGGCGCAGCGCGCGTTTCGATATTCCATCGTGTACCTCGCGGCGCTATTCGCCGCGCTACTATTAGATCACTGGCGTTGAAGCCAACTTTTCTTGCGTCTTATGACCAAATTTCTGCTGGCCGGTCTGCTATCTGGTATTTTGGGCGCGCTTGTCGGATGTGATACAACAGCCAAAGTAGAACACTTCCAATCTACTGACATTACTGGCGCAAGTTTCGGAAAAGATTTTCATTTGACGGACCACAATGGCAAGTCCAGAAGCCTTGAGGATTTCAGAGGCAAAGTGGTGGTGCTATTCTTCGGCTATACCCATTGTCCCGATGTTTGTCCGGCTACACTCGCTGAACTCGCAACGGTGATGAAGCAATTGGGCCCGGAATCCGAGAACGTGCAAGTATTGTTCGTGACTGTGGATCCGCAGCGCGACACACCGCAAGTGCTGGCGAAGTACGTACCCTCGTTCTACCCCAGTTTTCTAGGTCTGTACGGTGACCCCGAAGCGACGTCCAGAACCGCAAAGGAGTTTAAAATCGTCTACCAGAAAGTTGCCGGCAGTGGTCCCGATGATTACACCATGGACCATTCGGCCGGCACCTATGTATTCGATCAGAAAGGAAGACTGCGCTTGTTTGTAAGCTATGGGCAGGGGGCGCCGGTTTTTCTGCACGACGTCAGACTCCTGCTTGCCGAGAATTAACCAGCCACCATTGCCGCTTTCATTTTGGCGAACGCTTTTTCTTCAAGCTGCCGGATGCGTTCGGCCGAGACCTTGAACTCTGCAGCCAAATCGTGCAGTGTCGCCGAATCTTTTTCCCGAAGCCAGCGTTCTTCGATGATGCGGCGGCTGCGCGGATCGAGACTCTCAAGCGCTCGCTTGAGATCCGTGGTTTGCAAACGACTGTCCTGTTCGCGTTCCAGGATAAGCGATGGCTCATTTTCCGGATCGCTGAGGTATGCGATCGGGCTATATGCTTCGTCGTCATCGACCGCCGGTTCTAACGCGACATCATGCCCGCTCAAGCGCGTCTCCATTTCAGATACCTCTGAACTTTTCACGCCAAGCAGATTGGCCACATCCATTGTTTGCTTAAGACGCATAGGTTCCAGCCCCTGTTTCAGGCTGCGCAAATTGAAAAATAGCTTGCGCTGCGCCTTGGTCGTGGCGATTTTCACGATGCGCCAATTGCGAAGGATAAATTCGTGGATCTCGGCGCGTATCCAGTGTACGGCGAACGACACCAGGCGCACTCCGCGCTCCGGGTCGAAGCGTCGAACTGCTTTCATGAGCCCGATGTTGCCTTCCTGGATCAGGTCTGCCTGCGGCAGCCCATAACCCATGTAACCGCGAGCGATAGCGACCACGACGCGCAGGTGTGAGAGCACCAACTGTCTGGCTGCTTCCAGGTCGTTATCCGCGCGCCAGCGTCGTGCTAATTCCGTCTCCTGCTCTTGCGTGAGTATAGGAAAGCGGTTTACCGCCTGGATATAACTCTCCAGGCTTCCCGTCACCGACGGGATAGGCAAAGCCATAGTTTGCGTCATTCGAAATCCCTCAAAAAAATATTTTAGCACTCTCCATCTCAGAGTGCCAAGCATAGGGAAAGTTCTGGCTAACGCGGTTCGATTTGCCGCAGATGCCTGCTTACCGATAGCCAAGCGCCCAGCCAGCCAAGCCATGCTGAAAATAAAATCAAGATTGCACTGTCTTTCATATCTAAGTGATTTAACTGGAAATTTATCGAATATAGCCGGGCCAAATCCGCGAGAGCCTTATTCAGCACTTCAATGCTTCCCGCCACGATGACCCAGGCGACCGCCCCGCCCGCCAACCCCTGCAGAGTTCCGATATACAGGAATGGTCGGCGAATGAAACGGCCGGTTGCGCCGATCAGTTTCGCCACCTCAATTTCGTCGCGTTGGGTGAGAATTTGAAGCCTTATCGTATTGAACGTCACTGCCACCAAGGCGAAGCTTAACAACATAGCCAACAGCAATATGATCAGTTTGCCAAGCCGCAACAACGCATCCAGCCGCTGCGCCCAAAGCGAGTCCAGCTGCACATGCGCGGCGTTGGGCCAAGAACTGATCTCGTTTCGCAATGCTTCCAAGGCATCCGCAGAGGAATTTTTCGCGTGAATTATAAATGCATCGGGCAAAGGGTTTTGCGTCAGGCTTTGCACCACATCGCCGATACCGGTTGACCGTTGGAGCTCACGCAGCGCCTTGTCACGTGGCACGAATTGGAAATTACGCACTGAAGGATTGTTTTTAAGCCGCAACTGTATTTGGGCGACATCCGCTGGGGTCGCCTGCGTACCCAAAAACAGGCTTATCTGGGGTTCGCCGCCGATTTGTCCGGACAAGCTTTCGAGGTTTCTGAGCAGAGCGTAAAGTCCACTGGGCAAGCTTATTGCAATGCCGATGACGCTGATATTGAGTAGGCTGGCA
The Burkholderiales bacterium DNA segment above includes these coding regions:
- the ftsX gene encoding permease-like cell division protein FtsX; translation: MKYWLAHHVQSMRLALRRLRQNPFASLLNISVIGIAISLPSGLYALLRNLESLSGQIGGEPQISLFLGTQATPADVAQIQLRLKNNPSVRNFQFVPRDKALRELQRSTGIGDVVQSLTQNPLPDAFIIHAKNSSADALEALRNEISSWPNAAHVQLDSLWAQRLDALLRLGKLIILLLAMLLSFALVAVTFNTIRLQILTQRDEIEVAKLIGATGRFIRRPFLYIGTLQGLAGGAVAWVIVAGSIEVLNKALADLARLYSINFQLNHLDMKDSAILILFSAWLGWLGAWLSVSRHLRQIEPR